A section of the Ogataea parapolymorpha DL-1 chromosome II, whole genome shotgun sequence genome encodes:
- a CDS encoding Swi2/Snf2-related ATPase that is the structural component of the SWR1 complex, translating to MAKLVVHNESLVQELYHLENFTSLVYFKPEEPKQPDTYEQYKTEFSLWPKIDEAKLGRRSRRLTENSDPLKLEIEKIIERDRSESVQPTEPVEAKKPAVKKTKEASIKSEFEPEVEDFAFESDSSEVSIPPVTPTNIKKLHFKVNVRPQLVTHPSHVTSPRFGSLEEFLSSYRSTIEEPSRDLSNEEYQEYLNAQYELINKIREGLDSKLLTLDFNENVFRAVPQGFREPTMIKKNAQYSLNHYKPPPEPFRSRNELTHYDHLLAQGMRSSKLIHDLRASRISRCRRIAGMIESHFKKLSQEQERKEREFEKKIAKLARDTAKEVKKKWLVAVKAYKILEEREKERERAVKSKEQLSKILDQSTKMLGAQVGKRSVTPTSRQHSVVSEQSQADSDDESGSDDDENMSSSSSEDNEEEGNGQLKDDSKLTVEELREKYKDLDKVSAEPDSDDDSEAEEPDTLASLYGVESNGEHKKISVVDQLTDEQKKKLMEESNNPLLDESDDSDDSMSDSSETESSEEEVSSDESQPGLASLFGNNIKDEPGEAITPPSSDEMEVDGDNPAIPDVPVPILLRGTLREYQKQGLNWLASLYNTGTNGILADEMGLGKTIQTISLISYLACEKNIWGPHLIVVPTSVMLNWEMEFKRFAPGFKVLTYYGNPQQRKEKRRGWNTPDTFHVCITSYQLVVQDHSVFRRKKWRYMILDEAHNIKNFRSQRWKALLNFNTENRLLLTGTPLQNNIMELWSLLYFLMPSSKADQMMPDGFANLMDFQQWFGRPVDKIIQGGGYGGGQEDDETKETVNKLHQVLRPYLLRRLKQDVEKQMPAKYEHIVYCRLSKRQRLLYDDFMSRAQTRETLASGNFLSIINCLMQLRKVCNHPDLFEVRPILTSLAMEKNVASSFDLNDLVIRKHLRKSQKPSVDLNFLNLTPAEDFTWNSFNVESLRKVSASRQFSEEIQKLEANLKPVEANFESLTQYYEHLKYKEQAELIDLFKQRLYVNNFNCEKNPIYSSNLLDLVKFNRYSKENFNQLEELKLVQSVSTRAETVSDTIEKYAFVTPKVVTQNTLDLEIPEPVQNEIRQLKLDNPFHQAQIKLSITFPDKSLLQYDCGKLQKLASLLQDLIPKGHRVLIFTQMTKVLDILEKFMNYNGYKYMRLDGATKIEDRQLLTERFNKDPKIKCFILSTRSGGLGINLTGADTVIFYDSDWNPAMDKQCQDRCHRIGQTRDVHIYRFVSEYTIESNILKKANQKRQLDNVVIQEGDFTTDYFSKITVKDLFGEGSEDSPGDAKPLIANDQGKSENELAKVLEQAEDAEDAQAAEVAMKEVNLDNNDFTEDQNVLASTKSPSVVGQTRQNSAEPDDFVKRIESKEDEEEEEDDGIGHIDEYMIRFIAGGFYFD from the coding sequence ATGGCCAAGTTGGTGGTTCACAACGAATCTCTCGTACAGGAGTTATACCATCTCGAGAATTTTACCTCGCTTGTATATTTCAAGCCAGAAGAGCCGAAACAACCCGACACATATGAACAGTACAAAACAGAATTCTCATTATGGCCGAAAATCGACGAGGCGAAACTGGGTAGAAGGAGTCGCAGGCTCACAGAAAACAGCGACCCGTTGAAATTAGAGATTGAAAAGATAATAGAGCGGGATCGTAGCGAGTCAGTCCAGCCCACAGAGCCGGTGGAAGCGAAGAAACCCGCAGTTAAAAAAACAAAGGAAGCGTCAATCAAGTCTGAATTTGAGCCTGAGGTGGAAGATTTTGCTTTTGAAAGTGACAGCTCCGAGGTCTCTATTCCACCTGTGACGCCCACaaacatcaaaaagctACATTTCAAGGTGAACGTCAGGCCGCAGCTGGTAACACACCCTTCACATGTCACGTCCCCCAGGTTTGGAAGTTTAGAGGAGTTTCTAAGCTCTTACAGGTCTACAATCGAAGAGCCTAGTCGAGATTTGTCGAATGAAGAGTACCAGGAATACTTGAACGCGCAGtacgagctgatcaacaagattcGCGAAGGTCTTGACTCGAAGCTTTTGACGCTTGATTTTAACGAAAACGTCTTCAGGGCCGTTCCTCAGGGTTTTCGGGAGCCAACCATGATAAAGAAAAATGCGCAGTACAGTTTGAATCATTACAAGCCACCCCCCGAGCCTTTCAGGTCGAGGAACGAGCTCACCCACTATGATCATCTTCTCGCACAGGGTATGAGGTCGTCGAAGCTGATCCACGACTTGCGAGCTTCGAGGATCTCGAGGTGTCGTCGAATTGCAGGAATGATCGAGTCGCACTTCAAGAAGCTTTCCCAGGAACAGGAGAGGAAAGAGCgcgagtttgagaagaagattgcCAAGCTGGCTAGAGATACAGCCAaggaggtgaagaaaaaatgGTTGGTGGCCGTGAAAGCGTACaaaattctggaggagcGGGAAAAAGAGCGAGAACGTGCAGTCAAAAGCAAGGAGCAGCTTTCCAAGATTCTGGACCAGAGCACCAAGATGTTGGGTGCCCAGGTCGGGAAAAGAAGCGTGACTCCCACGTCAAGACAGCATAGtgttgtttctgagcagTCTCAGGCAGACAGCGACGATGAGTCAGGttcggacgacgacgaaaacatgagctcgagcagcagcgaggacaacgaggaggaaggAAATGGCCAGCTCAAAGATGACAGCAAACTCACAGTTGAGGAGCTGCGCGAAAAGTACAAGGATTTGGACAAAGTGTCTGCAGAGCCGGATTCTGACGATGATTCTGAAGCAGAGGAGCCAGATACGTTGGCCTCATTATACGGAGTTGAATCCAATGGAGAACACAAGAAGATCAGCGTTGTTGACCAACTTACCgacgagcagaaaaagaagctgATGGAGGAGTCGAATAACCCGCTCTTGGACGAAAGCGACGATAGCGACGACTCTATGTCGGACTCATCCGAAACTGAGTCTTCGGAGGAAGAAGTTTCATCGGATGAGTCGCAACCGGGACTggcttctctttttggcaatAATATCAAAGACGAGCCAGGAGAGGCAATCACGCCTCCTTCGTCGGACGAGATGGAGGTGGACGGAGACAATCCTGCGATTCCAGACGTTCCTGTGCCTATTCTTCTTCGCGGAACATTGAGAGAGTATCAAAAACAGGGTCTCAACTGGCTGGCCTCTTTATACAACACAGGAACCAATGGTATTCTCGCTGATGAGATGGGTCTGGGAAAGACTATTCAGACAATCTCGCTAATCTCGTATCTGGCGTGCGAAAAGAATATATGGGGACCACATTTGATTGTTGTGCCCACGTCGGTGATGCTCAACTGGGAGATGGAATTCAAACGGTTTGCGCCGGGATTCAAGGTGTTGACGTACTATGGCAATCCCCAGCAAAGAAAGGAGAAGAGAAGGGGCTGGAATACACCAGATACTTTCCATGTCTGCATCACGTCGTATCAACTGGTTGTTCAAGATCACTCTGTCttcagaagaaaaaaatggcGGTATATGATTCTTGATGAAGCACATAACATCAAGAATTTCCGCTCTCAAAGATGGAAGGCCCTGTTGAATTTCAACACCGAAAACCGGTTACTTCTGACGGGTACACCTTTGCAGAACAACATCATGGAATTGTGGTCTCTGCTGTACTTTTTGATGCCGTCTTCAAAGGCCGACCAGATGATGCCAGATGGCTTTGCAAATTTAATGGATTTCCAACAGTGGTTCGGACGCCCGGTGGACAAAATCAtacaaggaggaggataTGGTGGCGGACAGGAAGATGACGAGACGAAGGAGACTGTCAACAAGTTGCATCAGGTTCTGCGTCCATATCTTCTGAGAAGATTGAAGCAGGAcgtcgaaaaacagatGCCTGCTAAATATGAGCACATTGTCTACTGTCGTCTGTCCAAAAGACAAAGATTGCTCTATGACGACTTTATGAGTCGTGCTCAAACGAGAGAGACGCTGGCGAGTGGTAACTTCCTGAGTATTATCAACTGTCTGATGCAGTTGCGGAAAGTTTGCAACCATCCGGATTTGTTTGAGGTGAGACCTATTTTGACCAGTTTGGcaatggagaaaaatgtGGCCAGTAGTTTTGATCTGAACGACCTGGTTATTCGGAagcatttgagaaaatcTCAAAAGCCTAGTGTGGATCTaaattttttgaacttgacTCCCGCAGAAGACTTCACATGGAACTCTTTCAATGTCGAAAGCTTGAGAAAAGTGTCTGCCTCGCGCCAGTTCAGCGAGgaaatccagaaattggAGGCCAACCTGAAGCCAGTTGAAGCCAACTTCGAAAGCCTGACCCAGTACTATGAGCACCTGAAATACAAGGAGCAGGCAGAATTGATTGACCTGTTCAAACAGAGGCTTTATGTGAACAATTTTAAttgcgaaaaaaatcctATCTACTCCTCCAATCTTCTTGATTTGGTGAAGTTTAATAGATACTCAAAGGAAAATttcaaccagctggagGAATTGAAGCTCGTTCAGTCTGTAAGCACACGCGCCGAGACCGTGAGTGACACAATCGAGAAATATGCTTTTGTCACGCCCAAAGTCGTTACGCAGAATACACTCGACTTGGAGATTCCAGAGCCTGTCCAAAACGAGATAAGACAGTTGAAACTTGATAATCCATTCCACCAAGCTCAAATCAAGCTTTCCATCACGTTCCCGGACAAGTCTTTGCTCCAGTACGACTGTGGAAAATTGCAAAAGCTCGCTAGTCTCTTGCAGGATCTGATTCCAAAAGGTCACAGAGTTCTCATTTTCACACAGATGACAAAAGTGCTGGAcattctggaaaaattcatGAATTACAATGGCTACAAGTATATGAGACTGGATGGCGCGACCAAGATAGAAGATAGACAGCTGTTGACAGAACgtttcaacaaggaccCGAAAATCAAATGTTTCATTCTGAGTACCAGATCTGGAGGTCTGGGAATCAATCTGACTGGAGCAGACACCGTCATATTTTACGACTCGGACTGGAACCCTGCCATGGATAAACAGTGTCAGGACCGGTGTCACAGAATTGGACAAACGAGAGATGTGCACATCTACCGATTCGTTTCGGAGTACACGATTGAGTCGaacattttgaagaaagCGAACCAGAAACGTCAGCTGGACAACGTTGTCATTCAGGAAGGAGATTTCACGACCGATTACTTCAGCAAGATCACAGTGAAAGATCTTTTCGGAGAAGGCTCCGAGGATTCTCCGGGCGATGCGAAGCCCCTGATAGCAAACGACCAAGGAAAGTCGGAGAACGAGCTTGcaaaggttttggagcaggcTGAGGACGCAGAAGATGCACAGGCTGCCGAGGTGGCGATGAAGGAGGTGAATCTGGATAATAACGATTTTACTGAGGACCAGAATGTTCTAGCAAGCACAAAGAGTCCGAGCGTTGTTGGCCAAACACGACAAAACTCTGCCGAGCCTGACGACTTTGTGAAACGAATTGAGTCCAAggaggatgaagaggaggaagaagacgacgGTATTGGTCACATTGACGAGTACATGATCCGGTTTATTGCTGGAGGCTTCTATTTCGATTAA
- a CDS encoding Ribosome-recycling factor, mitochondrial, mitochondrial, with translation MIGLKFAARSTPRFQSLFWRPFSRTSFTLKSKAKNSTDVEEINPSAILKDVDTQFQSVLDKYKKKITEIKLGKADPQIFNKLKVRVENGTVPFTDIAQTTLKGKFLTITVFDPKNSKRIISAILGTNLNLNAEEDPKNPQLLRVALPSTTKDLKEKQAKELKENFNIFKASSASIRAQVLKDLKKVRGSADTLRKLLNDIEKTHKNYTEKLTNAYKEAEKSLK, from the coding sequence ATGATAGGACTGAAATTCGCCGCTAGAAGCACTCCCCGCTTCCAGTCTTTGTTCTGGAGACCCTTTAGTAGGACGTCGTTTACATTAAAGAGCAAggccaaaaattccaccGATGTCGAGGAAATAAATCCGTCAGCTATACTGAAAGACGTCGACACACAGTTCCAATCTGTCTTGGACAAgtacaagaaaaagatcaCAGAGATCAAATTGGGCAAGGCAGATCCCCAAATTTTTAACAAATTGAAAGTCAGGGTCGAAAATGGGACAGTTCCGTTCACCGACATCGCTCAGACCACCCTCAAAGGAAAGTTTCTTACCATTACCGTTTTTGACCCCAAGAATAGCAAACGGATCATCAGCGCTATTTTGGGTACTAATTTGAACCTGAATGCTGAGGAAGACCCCAAAAACCCACAGCTTCTGAGGGTTGCTCTGCCATCCACCACCAAGGACTTGAAAGAGAAACAGGCCAAGGAATTAAAGGAAAACTTCAACATTTTCAAGGCCAGCTCTGCAAGCATCCGTGCACAGGTGCTTAAAGACCTCAAGAAAGTGCGGGGCTCTGCCGACACGCTTAggaagctgctgaacgatATTGAGAAGACACACAAGAACTACACAGAAAAATTGACCAATGCGTACAAAGAGGCCGAAAAGAGCCTGAAATAA
- a CDS encoding putative aldehyde dehydrogenase-like protein, giving the protein MASNLSVLISQLNETLYSLDLTDLANHWINSSSEYYNVQKARGTIFPIQISLSLLLGLAPIILVLARKTRRRVEKPSKFEVPVPDEAKPNWKGKRLTPADIYQPEDPAHIYCYCPATSQFLGKFPAHTKQDIDDAVEKAKNAQISFYSDREFGVKRRKVLRTLCEFILRNQETIARVACRDSGKTMVDASMGEIMVTLEKINWILANGERALQPSSRPGSSNLFMKYKKAEVRYEPLGVVGALVSWNYPFHNLLGPIVAAIFTGNAILVKCSERVRWSSEYYISVVKAALKVCGVDENLVQLVCVWGKDGDLFSGHPGLSHLTFIGSRPVAQKVVAKAGEALTPVVVELGGKDAVVICEDYLRNKGVDKIASILMRGTFQSAGQNCIGIERVIVAGDSKYYEKLVETLSNKVAKLRIGSDIDQSEEIDMGAMIMGGPKFDELEQWILEAVDRGARLLQGGKRYVHPNYPQGHYFMPTLIVDVDPGCTLATNEVFGPVLTVLRATSDDEAVELANSTSYGLGSSVFSTDFGHAEELTKRLKVGNVAINDFATFYVCQLPFGGVKGSGYGKFGGEEGLRGLCNEKSVCYDRTSLISTTIPSVVDYPIANGKKAWKFVAALNQGGYDHSWWQKCKAIWTLATS; this is encoded by the coding sequence ATGGCTTCCAACCTGTCAGTACTGATCTCGCAATTGAACGAGACGCTGTATTCACTGGACTTGACAGACTTGGCAAACCATTGGATTAATTCCTCGAGCGAGTATTACAACGTGCAAAAGGCCCGGGGCACGATATTTCCGATACAGATTTCGCTATCGTTGCTACTCGGCCTGGCCCCGATAATTTTGGTTCTGGCGCGGAAGACACGCAGACGGGTCGAGAAACCGAGTAAGTTTGAGGTCCCAGTCCCCGATGAGGCAAAGCCTAATTGGAAAGGCAAAAGGCTTACACCTGCAGACATTTATCAGCCAGAAGACCCAGCACATATCTACTGCTACTGTCCCGCAACGTCTCAATTTCTGGGCAAATTTCCTGCCCACACGAAACAAGATATAGATGATGCTGTGGAGAAGGCTAAGAATGCACAGATAAGTTTCTATTCCGACCGCGAGTTTGGGGTGAAACGGCGCAAAGTGCTGAGAACCCTGTGCGAGTTCATCCTGCGCAACCAAGAGACCATTGCGCGGGTCGCATGCAGGGACTCGGGGAAAACAATGGTAGACGCGTCCATGGGCGAAATCATGGTCACTCTCGAGAAGATCAACTGGATTCTGGCCAACGGAGAACGTGCATTGCAACCGTCTAGCAGACCGGGCAGTTCCAACCTGTTCATGAAGTACAAAAAAGCAGAAGTTCGCTACGAGCCACTGGGTGTTGTTGGAGCGCTTGTTTCGTGGAATTATCCGTTCCACAATTTGCTGGGTCCTATAGTTGCTGCCATTTTCACCGGTAATGCCATTCTGGTGAAATGCAGCGAGCGAGTCCGCTGGTCATCCGAGTACTATATTTCTGTGGTTAAGGCGGCTCTCAAAGTGTGTGGCGTGGACGAGAACCTGGTCCAGCTCGTGTGTGTGTGGGGAAAGGACGGAGatttgttttctggccATCCTGGACTTTCGCATCTTACATTTATTGGGTCCAGGCCGGTTGCTCAAAAGGTTGTGGCTAAAGCCGGCGAGGCGCTTACGCCCGTGGTAGTGGAGCTGGGTGGCAAGGATGCGGTGGTCATTTGCGAGGATTATCTCAGAAACAAGGGGGTTGATAAAATAGCGTCCATTTTAATGAGAGGAACGTTCCAAAGTGCGGGCCAGAACTGTATCGGGATAGAGCGGGTGATTGTGGCGGGTGACTCAAAGTACTACGAAAAACTGGTGGAAACGTTATCAAATAAGGTGGCCAAGCTACGCATTGGCTCGGATATCGACCAGAgcgaggagatcgacatGGGAGCCATGATTATGGGTGGACCCAAAtttgacgagcttgagcagTGGATATTGGAAGCGGTTGACAGAGGAGCCCGGCTGCTACAGGGAGGGAAACGCTATGTGCACCCCAACTACCCACAGGGCCATTATTTCATGCCCACTCTGATCGTGGATGTTGATCCGGGGTGCACACTAGCCACAAACGAGGTGTTTGGTCCTGTTTTGACAGTTTTGCGAGCCACttccgacgacgaggctGTGGAGCTGGCGAACTCCACCAGCTACGGGCTCGGATCGTCTGTCTTCAGCACAGACTTCGGCCACGCCGAGGAGCTTACAAAACGTCTCAAGGTCGGAAACGTGGCGATCAACGACTTTGCCACGTTCTACGTGTGCCAGCTTCCTTTCGGCGGTGTCAAGGGTTCTGGATACGGCAAATTCGGTGGCGAGGAGGGACTACGGGGCCTCTGTAACGAGAAGTCCGTGTGCTACGACCGCACGAGCCTGATTTCCACTACCATCCCAAGTGTGGTTGACTATCCGATTGCCAACGGTAAAAAAGCTTGGAAATTTGTTGCGGCCCTCAACCAGGGCGGATACGACCACAGCTGGTGGCAGAAGTGCAAGGCCATCTGGACTCTGGCCACAAGCTGA
- a CDS encoding Anaphase-promoting complex subunit 10: protein MSRFSDSSVHPVHESEDEHFEEDSVHGSDYETGGHFNNAAKSDEEELFTTGIRKLEHLGLIDIGNLAAWGVSTYKQGYGIKELREDSPFSYWQSDGQQPHFITIHFTKRVTVQRLSFYFNYQLDESYTPSKILVLAGSGEHDLMEVSSKEFFEPSGWQHIFFKGVRSDNLLKCYLIKICFLSNHQNGKDSHVRSIKVFSPLSENAMRSDIDSSLGVGFTSIKMLSESTIR, encoded by the coding sequence tctgaggacgagCATTTTGAGGAGGACTCTGTGCACGGCTCCGACTACGAAACAGGCGGCCACTTCAATAACGCGGCCAAgtccgacgaggaggaattGTTCACCACAGGAATACGCAAGCTCGAACATCTGGGACTGATTGACATCGGTAATCTTGCCGCGTGGGGGGTCTCGACGTACAAACAGGGCTACGGGATCAAGGAGCTGCGCGAAGATTCGCCGTTCAGCTACTGGCAGTCCGATGGCCAGCAGCCACACTTCATCACTATACATTTTACAAAACGAGTGACTGTGCAAAGACTCTCCTTCTACTTTAAttaccagctggacgagtcgTACACGCCATCTAAAATCCTCGTGCTGGCAGGATCGGGCGAACACGATTTGATGGAGGTATCATCCAAagagtttttcgagcctTCTGGCTGGCAACATATATTCTTCAAAGGTGTTCGGAGCGATAACCTGCTCAAATGCTACCTCATAAAAATATGCTTTCTCTCCAACCATCAGAACGGGAAAGACTCGCATGTGCGCTCAATCAAGGTGTTCAGCCCGCTTTCGGAGAACGCCATGCGTTCCGACATCGACAGCTCGCTCGGCGTCGGGTTCACCAGCATAAAAATGCTCAGCGAAAGCACCATTCGCTGA